A stretch of Oncorhynchus masou masou isolate Uvic2021 unplaced genomic scaffold, UVic_Omas_1.1 unplaced_scaffold_6121, whole genome shotgun sequence DNA encodes these proteins:
- the LOC135536396 gene encoding inactive phospholipase C-like protein 1, translating into DPSVHKVAGGRKKTVSFSSIPSEKKVSSAADCLAFMQGGCELKKVRPNSRVYSRFYTLDQDLSCLRWEPSKKDGERARLDMVTIREVRTGKSTETFLHNGPAAEHLAEEAAFSIIHGDDYQ; encoded by the exons GATCCTTCAGTGCACAAGGTGGCCGGCGGGCGCAAGAAAACTGTGTCCTTCAGTAGCATCCCCTCAGAGAAGAAG GTGAGCAGCGCTGCCGACTGCCTGGCCTTCATGCAGGGGGGCTGTGAGCTGAAGAAGGTGCGTCCCAACTCCCGGGTCTACAGTCGTTTCTACACCCTGGACCAGGACCTCAGCTGCCTGCGCTGGGAGCCCTCTAAGAAGGACGGGGAGCGTGCCCGCCTGGACATGGTCACTATCAGGGAGGTTAGGACAGGGAAGAGCACTGAGACCTTCCTGCATAACGGACCTGCTGCAGAACACCTGGCTGAGGAGGCAGCCTTCTCTATCATCCATGGGGATGACTACCAG